One part of the Coffea eugenioides isolate CCC68of chromosome 10, Ceug_1.0, whole genome shotgun sequence genome encodes these proteins:
- the LOC113748764 gene encoding agamous-like MADS-box protein AGL12, with product MARGKIQMKKIENPVHRQVTFCKRRAGLLKKAKELSVLCDAEIGVVIFSAHGKLYELATKGTMQGLIDKYGKTCRGRAPAEQAKEKEPLDPKDEISKLKQEIEVLQKSLRYMSGGGAGTMTLDELDVLEKHLETWIYHIRSAKMDIMFQEIQLLKNKEGILKAANKYLQEKMDEQHSVVTDMVPLMTTATNIQYPLTIHSEIYQF from the exons ATGGCTCGTGGAAAGATTCAGATGAAGAAAATCGAGAACCCTGTTCACAGGCAAGTCACCTTCTGCAAGCGTCGTGCAGGGCTTCTTAAGAAGGCTAAGGAGCTCTCTGTGCTGTGCGATGCTGAAATTGGCGTCGTCATTTTCTCCGCTCATGGAAAGCTTTATGAACTAGCCACCAAAGg GACCATGCAAGGCTTGATTGACAAGTACGGCAAGACTTGCCGGGGAAGAGCTCCGGCTGAGCAAGCCAAAGAAAAGGAACCTCTG GACCCAAAAGACGAGATAAGCAAGCTAAAGCAAGAGATTGAAGTCCTCCAGAAAAGTCTAAG GTACATGTCTGGAGGAGGAGCTGGGACAATGACCTTAGATGAACTGGATGTACTCGAGAAACACCTCGAAACTTGGATATATCATATACGTTCGGCAAAG ATGGATATCATGTTTCAAGAGATCCAGTTGCTGAAGAATAAG GAGGGAATACTGAAGGCAGCTAACAAGTACTTACAAGAAAAG ATGGATGAACAGCATAGTGTTGTTACTGACATGGTGCCGCTGATGACTACTGCTACTAACATTCAATATCCACTAACTATACACAGTGAGATATATCAGTTCTAA